The genome window ATCATGCTGGTTTCCGGAGAGAAGCGAACCATCAGCAGTCTCATCACCAATCAGGAAAAAATGGAAAAAGAAATAGAGCTGCATATCGAAATCAAACCGACGAATCAGCCTGATCAGGATCTCAATGGAATCCCCTATACGCTCAAGTGTGTTTCTTTGGACAGTCCGGGAATCATCCATACTGTCACCCGGTATATTAGAACTGAGGGGATAAACATTGAGAATCTGGAAACCGAAACAGCTCATGCACCCTGGACGGGAGCTCCCTTGTTCAGGATGAAAGCCAATGTGATTGTACCACTATCAGTCTCAGTTCAGGAGCTGAGAAATGGTTTGAACCGCCTGGAGCAGGAAAAAGACCTGGATATCTCCTTCAAGGCCGTCACCGGTAAAGTATGATAGATACACGTTTGCGCAAACATGTTCAGTTCCTCTTTAACTTCCTAGCCTCCTTTTGTGCCAGGTTTGGGGTCACTCCCAATCAGCTCACTGTCATTGGTTTTCTATTGGGTATTGCTTCGGCTGTTTCTATCCTTTGGGGTGCTTTGTTCCCAGCCCTTATCCTGCTATGGATTTCGGGTTTATTCGATGTCCTCGATGGATCTCTGGCCAGAATCAAGGGGACGTCATCGGCGTTGGGAGCCTTTATAGATATGATTTTTGACAGAGTGGTGGAGGTCCTTTTTGTTATCTTTTTTGCTCTGGTTTTCCCCGAAAGTTCTCTGGCTGTAATGGCCTTCCTGGGAGCTGTTATATTCAATTTTTCCACATTTATGCTGGCAGGAAATTTGTTTCAGAATGCTGGGGAGAAGAGCATGCACTATGATGCAGGTTTGGCCGAACGGACTGAAACATTCATTGTTTTTTCACTCATGCTCCTTATGCCTGATTATGGAGTGTGGATTCTCTGGGTATTTGATGCTCTCATTCTCTGGACAGGAGTTACCCGGTTTATAAAGATTCTATATCAGGTGAGGGAGAATGATAAAAATGGAAATACAAAAAATAAATAACAGAGTACCGCTGATTCTTCTGTTTCTAGTCATTTTAATAGCAGTGCTTCCCGCAGATGATTTGAGTAAATTTCATAAGACCGGTTCTTCAACGGAAACAGTAGATCATTCTTCATGGACGGCTTGGCTAGGGGATAACCTGTACCGGGACGAGCGGGATATCAATCTGCTTGCCTATGGAAAGGTGACAGCTGGCGGTCAAAAACAGTTGAAGGAGTATATCGAATACCTTGAAACGAGGACTGTTACAACATTGGGAAGGGATGAACAATTTGCCTTTTGGATCAACCTCTACAACGCTCTCACTGTCTCTTTAATTCTGGAGGAGGGCCCCGTGGAATCAATCCGGGATATTAAGTCAGGTTTGTTCTCTTCTGGCCCCTGGGACCTGGAAATTTCTGAAGTGGAAGGGGTTGTTTTGACCCTGAATGATATTGAGCATGAAATCCTTAGACCCTTTTTTCAGGATCCAAGAATCCATTTTGCCGTAAATTGCGCCAGTGTGGGCTGTCCTGATCTTCAGGAGGAGGCTTTCTTGGCACAATCTCTGGAAACACAGCTTGATCATGCCGCCCGAACTTACCTCTCCCATCCCAGAGGATTGGAATTCAAGGGAGGATCTCTCCATCTATCCAGTCTCTTTAAATGGTACAAGGAAGATTTTGGAAAGACTCAGAAGGATAGGCTCCTGAGCCTATCACAATGGGTACCTTCAGAAGATGCTCAAGAACTGAAAGCTTATACCGGTCGACTCAGTTATGATTATGACTGGAGTCTGAACGGGACTTTTTGAGGTGTTTTAAACCAACGGGAATCAAAGAGATGATTCCCAGGAACCCCATGGCCAGTATGAGCTGAATCGGAATTCCCTGTCCGGCTTGTATGGTGGAGCCCGCATAGCCAAGATAGGCATAGGCGAATGAGCCTGGAATAATCCCTAGAGAGGTGGTCCAGATAAAGGTCCGCAGGGGAATATTGGTCAATCCCGGAAAGAGGTTGACCAGGAAAAAGGGAAGCACGGGAATCAGACGGAGGGTCAGAAGATAATTCCGGCCGTTTTCCTCCATCTCTTTGTTGAATTTAGCCAGTTTCTCAGAATATTTCTTTTGTATCATCTCCCCGAAAAAATATCGGGCGGCCATGAAGAGAATTGTTGCTCCCGCGGTTGCCCCAATATTAATATAGAGAACAGAGAGGAAGGGTCCAAAGAGAAGACCACCAGTGAGAGTGACCGCAGTCGCTCCGGGAATGGAAAGGGCCACAACCGCCATATACAGGAATATATAGATTAGAACAGCTGGAAGGTAGTGGTCTTGAACAGACTCAAGGAGTCTGTCCTTATTAGCCAAAAGACTTTTTAAGTCCAGTAAATTTCTTGCAGGTGTCAGAATGAAGATCCCCGCTAGCAGGGCAATCAGGAGAATCAGGGCAAATATTCTATTCTTGTAACTTTTCTTTGTCATGACATCATTGTAGATCCCTTAAAGGCATACTTGCAATCTTCTGGGGTTAAAAGAGCCTGGAATGATTATTTTTCTGGATAAAAGCCCATAGATCTGCTAGTTTTGAGAATATGATACACTCCAAAGATTCTGCTGCGGTTCAGCATTTTCTCTTTTTTCTAGACAAGAAAATGCTTTTGGAACCGGAACGTATTTTTAGAATAGGTCGGGACAGCTCCTGCGAAATTGTTCTGGATGAACGAACTGTCTCGAGGGTTCATGCGGAAGTCCGCATGGAAGGGGACAAGGTCCGTATTCTGGATTTGGACAGTACCAACGGCATTCAGATCAATTATCGCAGCATGAAGGATCATATTCTGCAGAATGAAGACAGAATAACCATTGGACCCTTTATTCTTGTATATCGTGAGCTGGATCATGAAGGGAGTATTCCCCTTCGCTCGGAGGAAAACCTCCTCTCCGAAACCCTGGTGATGGAAAGTAAGATTGCCACCATCCTTCAAAGCATCAAGGAGGAAGATGTCCGTAACCAGCTGTTTGAATTGAAGCACATCATCAATCAATCTAAGGAAAAGCTATCACGTATGGCTCACATTGACAGGCTGACACTCCTGTATAATAGGCGGTATTTTGATGATGTTCTCTCAAGAGAAGTAGAAAGGGCAAAACGGTATAAGCAGCCCTTGTGCCTTCTCTTGCTGGATATTGATCTTTTTAAGAACGTCAATGATGTACACGGGCATCCCAAGGGAGATCAGGTTCTCACAGAGATTGCCTCTATTATAAGTGATAATATCAGGATGATTGATATAGCCGCTCGCTATGGCGGAGAAGAGATTGTTGTTATCCTGCCGGAAACGGATATGGACAGTGCCTTGAATGTGGCGGAAAAGCTGAGAGGGGCGGTTGAAAATGATACCCCCAAACGGACCGGACTTAAGGTGACTATGAGTATTGGAGCCGCTTCATTTATAGATACTGAGAATGCAGCACGGGATATCGTCTCCAGGGCCGATGCCGCCTTATACAAGGCCAAAGAGAGAGGAAGAAACCGGGTGGCCTTTTTCGGTGAGAAGGAAGAACCTCTGGACCCAGGACAAGCCGGGCCGACCTGAGAGCTACAGTTTCAATGAGGGTTTGCCCGCTTTCCTTCTGATATAATCGATGCCCCTATAAATCGATTTTGTATGAATAATACGGACCTCCAGGGCTCTCTTTCCGGGAAAATCCATCAACCAGAGACCCGCGAGAATGGTGAGTAATCCCTGACCGGGGATGAAAAGCATGATGAATCCCATGAGTAAAAAAAGAATTCCAGCCAGGTTCTTGGCAATATGAAAGATGATATTCCCCTTGTACTTATGATCTTGTTTTGCGCCGCTTTTTAGAAAGTAATCCTCGGGAATCCGGATGAGCAGAACAGGCAGGATCAGGATTGTCCCTGCAAAGGTTAGCAGAGAGAGGGATCCGATGGTGATCATCAGAGCGCTGTGAGTCTGAAGGAGATCAGAGAACCAGGAGACCATATTCCATGAGTTCCCTGAACTCTTGTGTTCCCAGCCATTCATCTGTGTCCAGGCCGTATTCCGCTGTCAGTTGATCCAGAGAGTCCAGAGTGAAGATCCCGGCTTCGGGCAGACAACGCTTCAGAAGGATTAGGATAAAATCTATTTCATTCGGGGTAAGAGGCATTTCCTCCTGGTAATCATTTCCCCTGAAGACCAGACCATTCGGACTTTTCTCCGGGATTGATTCTGTCCAGACCAGACGGGAGTTTTCTTCTAATTGAAGTTCTTCTGTCTTTTCCAAAAGATTCTCTATCAGCTTTGGAGGAATCCGCGGGGAGACTGTTTTGAATGAGAACCATTTTTTGACCGGAACCTGAAATCCCTTTCCACTCATATAATTGTACAAGGCGGTACGAAGGCCTTTTCCGTAGTGTTTGAGTTCTTCTGATTCCTGGGAAAACTCCAGATCATTACGTGCAAATCCTGCCATTTTTGGCCCCGTAATAGTCACCCCGAACTCCTCGGGATGACAGCCCACCGGGCTGTGAGCAGTCAAGGCAAAATGATGCCAGTAGGCCGAGTGAATCAGCCTGTTTTGAAAGAGCTGGCGGACAACATCCAGAGAATCCATCAACTCCTGACGGGTTTGGCCTGGAAACCCGTACATCAGATAGGCATGAACCATAATACCTGCCTTGCCGAAGGCTGCAGTGACGGCACTGACCTGTTGTACCGTAACTCCCTTGTCCATACTTTTTAACAGCCTGTCCGAGGCAACCTCAAGACCGCCGGAGACCGCAATACATCCGGACCGCGCCAAAAGACGGCAGAGACTGGAGTTGAAGTTCTTCTCAAAACGGATGTTCGTCCACCAGCTGATGTCTGTCTTTCTCCTGATAAGCTCAAGAGCCAGTTCTTTCATCAGCGACGGAGGGGCGGCTTCATCCACAAAATGAAAGCTCCTCTTTCCTGTTTGCTGTATCAGTTCTTCTATCTGGTCTGCCAACAGGGAGGCTGGTGCGGGATCAAAACGGCTGATATAGTCCAGAGATGTATCACAAAAGGCACAGCGGCGCCAGTAACAGCCATGAGCCAGCATCATTTTGATCCAGGGCCCCTCGCTCCACAGGCGGTGCATGGGATTTTCCATATCGACTAGGGAGAGGTATTGATCCAGGGGAAGGTCGCTGTAGTCGGGTGCCGGTCTTTCTTTATGGCGAAGTTCTTTTTGTTGGGTGTCAAAAAAACACCATTTCCCTTCTTTAGGTTGCCAGGTTCTGATCAACTCTGTTGTGTCTCCCGACTCGATGGATGAGACCAGGGCAGAGAGGGCATCCTCTCCGTCGTCTAAGGTGATGGAATCAAAATACTCTTCGAGGCGGATGTCGCCGATGTTCCTCAACTCGGTGTTGATGTATCCGCCTCCCAGGGTGAGGTGAACCCCGGGATAGTTTTGCTTGATGAATCGGGCCCCTCTCAGGGCTTCTGTGAGGTTTCCCGGGAATGGTACAGAAAAGCCGACCATATCAGGTTTGAAGCTTTCCATTCGTTCACCGAGAATCTCTGTGTGTATCCGGCTGACCGGTGTTTCACCGAGCTGTGTCTTCTTATATAGATCATCAAAGGATGGGGGAGACATGGCTAAATGCTCTGCATAGCGACTAAAGCCGAAATCGGCATCCAGGGTATCTCTGTGAAAATCGGCGAGATCTTCCAGGTAGAGTGTCGCCCTCATGCGTGCCTTGTCACTAATCCCTAGAGTTCCGTATGAGGCAGGTAAACCCTCTTCTCTCTTATCAAACCGTTCTCCTTCCGGTAAGAATCCCGGCCGGCACAGCAAGGTTGCCAGTGGGGTATCCTTACCCTGAAGATAAGACAGGACAAGATCGATGGTTTCCATATACCTCTGCCTGAGATTCCAGGTCCTGAGAAGGCTGTCATTGTGGGAAAAATCGGCGGGACGGCATTCTCCGAATACATACTCTTCCAGTCCCTTCCGGCTGAAAAGCCGTAGGTAGGTCTCTAGGCTTGTATCCGCCTGATCTACAAGATGCCCGCTTTTTTGAAGCCATCCTTTGAGAAAGGCGGTTCCGGGATAGGGTGTATTCAGCTGGCAGAAGGGAGGGGTTATGAGGAGTATATTCATAGACTATTTGCTGAAAATAGCCCCAATGCTGATCCGGTTGTCCACACTGTCAGGGTTAAAGACCATCAGATACTGGGCATAGGCAAAGAGAAAGGCCACTCTGGCTCCCATGGTGAAGGCCGCTTCGCTGTTTCCGTTTGTACTGTCCATCCTTGGTGTCTGATAATCCACACCCGCAAGGGCCGAAACGGTCAGAAGGTTGAGGGCATTGAATTTTAGATACATCTTGGGCAGATGCTCCACAACTGAGAGTGTCAGGCCTGTTCCAAGATCGTCCCTTGACCAGGATTGGGCATATTCATACTCCGCACCGATGCTCAGGGTTGGGAAAAACTTATACCCCACGCCGCCAAAAGCAGTCATACCAAGAGGATAGCCTTTGAAGTCATTGTCTCCGTCTGTAACATAAAACCCGTTATATCCGGCACCGAGCTGAAAGTCTATAAAAGGAAGTGCAGAGGCCGAGGCAGAACTGATCATGAGTATGATGGACGCCATTATGATTCTTTTCTTCATTTTTTATCTTCTCCTGTTTTGAATTGCAGAAATTTTCTTTTGATAATTATAGAGCATATCTTTTTCAAATTCATCATTGTCCCTGTAGGACTTGTTGAAAACTGGTTCCCACAGCTGGGGGTCTTCCATACACATATAAAAAAAAACGTCCTTTTGCCACGATTGAAGTCCCGAAGCGGTGGTTTTGAATAGGTCTTCCTTGATCTTCAAAGGATAGGACCATTTTCCTGCGGCCTCTTCTAAAGGCATCTGGAGAATTTTGCTGTGGATGGGACGTTCCCTCAGTTTCTTAAGCACCGGCTTGATGAACGTCAGAGTCCCCAGGGAGACACAGACTACTTCTGAGGGGTGAAACATCTCAGTCATCGTCGCCGTTAGAGCCTTGTATTCTTCTTCCCAGCCCTTGTACCAGACCATGGGATGCAGATGAAATCCCACGGGGATTCCTCTGTCCGCCACCCTTCGTGCTGCTTTGAGCCGATGGTCGAGGGAGGCTGTGAGCCTTTCTTCGGCGGCAATGATGGTCGGTGTGTTGAGGGACCATGTGAGGAGCATATTGGGGGGGACATCCATTTCGAGGAGCTCATTGATATTATCAGATTTTGTTTTGAGCTCCAGGATCACATTGGGGTTATCCCGTCCAAAACTGCAAAGATCCTCTAAAAGGCCGTCTCTATTGCCCCACATAAGGGAGTCTGAGGACTGTCCGGTTCCTATATGCCAGGTCTTATCCGGATCAAGGTTTAGCCGGGACAGTTTCTCCTTCAAACCGCTGTGAAAGAGAATTTTATTTTCCGTATAAAAAGACTGTATAGAACAGTATGAGCAGTCAAAACCGCAATTGATTACCGCATCCAGTGTTTTCAAATTACAGCAGCGAGTCTTAGGCGAAGCCACTGGGCAGTCTCCTAGTATCCGGCGGTCATCCTCGATGGCCTGGAAGCCTGGCGATGGATGCTCAATCCTCCCCGGGGAGAAATGACTGTAATCCTTGGGGGCATCCCTGAGAGAACGCCAGGAGTCTGAGAATGCCTTAAAGCGCTTTTCTTTTTCTCCCCGGTCTCCAGGTTTTATGGGTTCGGACTCTCCCCATAGTTTTTCGAGGCTTGCTTCATCCCAGGTTTCTAGATCCCTTGTCATCCTGATAATCTGTCTGATCTGCTGTACAGAAAACTGCCAATGTCCGCAGAGAGTCTCCAGAAATATTCTATTCTTCTCGCTCAGGGTCAGGTATTCCCTGCTCCCTCGAAATTGTGTTAGTTTGTTATCCATATGCTGTTTGTCATATTAAAAGATATAAGGATGTTGTCATAGGTGAAATTAAGGCTCTTTGATATTCTTGCCATTGTTTTTTCTCTTGCCGTGTTTCTGGCCTTTACCCTCTACGGGAATAGGATGAGTCAGGAAGAGGGGTATGTCATTATTGAGGATGAGGCCGGACAGTCCATCTATCCCCTGGAAGAGGATCGGGTTATCGATTTGGAAGGACCTGTGGGCGAGACAGTTATTGTCATTGAAGATGGTCATGCCAGATTTGAATCTTCTGATTGTGATGATAACCTTTGCGTTCAAATGGGCGAGATACACAGAGCTGGTGAATG of Oceanispirochaeta crateris contains these proteins:
- a CDS encoding glycine cleavage system protein R, with amino-acid sequence MNKNLAVLTAVGHDRIGIVDDLTSSIEQSGGNILESRMSVLGGEFAVIMLVSGEKRTISSLITNQEKMEKEIELHIEIKPTNQPDQDLNGIPYTLKCVSLDSPGIIHTVTRYIRTEGINIENLETETAHAPWTGAPLFRMKANVIVPLSVSVQELRNGLNRLEQEKDLDISFKAVTGKV
- a CDS encoding CDP-alcohol phosphatidyltransferase family protein, whose amino-acid sequence is MRKHVQFLFNFLASFCARFGVTPNQLTVIGFLLGIASAVSILWGALFPALILLWISGLFDVLDGSLARIKGTSSALGAFIDMIFDRVVEVLFVIFFALVFPESSLAVMAFLGAVIFNFSTFMLAGNLFQNAGEKSMHYDAGLAERTETFIVFSLMLLMPDYGVWILWVFDALILWTGVTRFIKILYQVRENDKNGNTKNK
- a CDS encoding DUF547 domain-containing protein, which translates into the protein MEIQKINNRVPLILLFLVILIAVLPADDLSKFHKTGSSTETVDHSSWTAWLGDNLYRDERDINLLAYGKVTAGGQKQLKEYIEYLETRTVTTLGRDEQFAFWINLYNALTVSLILEEGPVESIRDIKSGLFSSGPWDLEISEVEGVVLTLNDIEHEILRPFFQDPRIHFAVNCASVGCPDLQEEAFLAQSLETQLDHAARTYLSHPRGLEFKGGSLHLSSLFKWYKEDFGKTQKDRLLSLSQWVPSEDAQELKAYTGRLSYDYDWSLNGTF
- a CDS encoding TVP38/TMEM64 family protein yields the protein MTKKSYKNRIFALILLIALLAGIFILTPARNLLDLKSLLANKDRLLESVQDHYLPAVLIYIFLYMAVVALSIPGATAVTLTGGLLFGPFLSVLYINIGATAGATILFMAARYFFGEMIQKKYSEKLAKFNKEMEENGRNYLLTLRLIPVLPFFLVNLFPGLTNIPLRTFIWTTSLGIIPGSFAYAYLGYAGSTIQAGQGIPIQLILAMGFLGIISLIPVGLKHLKKSRSDSSHNHN
- a CDS encoding diguanylate cyclase produces the protein MIHSKDSAAVQHFLFFLDKKMLLEPERIFRIGRDSSCEIVLDERTVSRVHAEVRMEGDKVRILDLDSTNGIQINYRSMKDHILQNEDRITIGPFILVYRELDHEGSIPLRSEENLLSETLVMESKIATILQSIKEEDVRNQLFELKHIINQSKEKLSRMAHIDRLTLLYNRRYFDDVLSREVERAKRYKQPLCLLLLDIDLFKNVNDVHGHPKGDQVLTEIASIISDNIRMIDIAARYGGEEIVVILPETDMDSALNVAEKLRGAVENDTPKRTGLKVTMSIGAASFIDTENAARDIVSRADAALYKAKERGRNRVAFFGEKEEPLDPGQAGPT
- a CDS encoding PGPGW domain-containing protein: MVSWFSDLLQTHSALMITIGSLSLLTFAGTILILPVLLIRIPEDYFLKSGAKQDHKYKGNIIFHIAKNLAGILFLLMGFIMLFIPGQGLLTILAGLWLMDFPGKRALEVRIIHTKSIYRGIDYIRRKAGKPSLKL
- a CDS encoding B12-binding domain-containing radical SAM protein, whose product is MNILLITPPFCQLNTPYPGTAFLKGWLQKSGHLVDQADTSLETYLRLFSRKGLEEYVFGECRPADFSHNDSLLRTWNLRQRYMETIDLVLSYLQGKDTPLATLLCRPGFLPEGERFDKREEGLPASYGTLGISDKARMRATLYLEDLADFHRDTLDADFGFSRYAEHLAMSPPSFDDLYKKTQLGETPVSRIHTEILGERMESFKPDMVGFSVPFPGNLTEALRGARFIKQNYPGVHLTLGGGYINTELRNIGDIRLEEYFDSITLDDGEDALSALVSSIESGDTTELIRTWQPKEGKWCFFDTQQKELRHKERPAPDYSDLPLDQYLSLVDMENPMHRLWSEGPWIKMMLAHGCYWRRCAFCDTSLDYISRFDPAPASLLADQIEELIQQTGKRSFHFVDEAAPPSLMKELALELIRRKTDISWWTNIRFEKNFNSSLCRLLARSGCIAVSGGLEVASDRLLKSMDKGVTVQQVSAVTAAFGKAGIMVHAYLMYGFPGQTRQELMDSLDVVRQLFQNRLIHSAYWHHFALTAHSPVGCHPEEFGVTITGPKMAGFARNDLEFSQESEELKHYGKGLRTALYNYMSGKGFQVPVKKWFSFKTVSPRIPPKLIENLLEKTEELQLEENSRLVWTESIPEKSPNGLVFRGNDYQEEMPLTPNEIDFILILLKRCLPEAGIFTLDSLDQLTAEYGLDTDEWLGTQEFRELMEYGLLVL
- a CDS encoding outer membrane beta-barrel protein; translation: MKKRIIMASIILMISSASASALPFIDFQLGAGYNGFYVTDGDNDFKGYPLGMTAFGGVGYKFFPTLSIGAEYEYAQSWSRDDLGTGLTLSVVEHLPKMYLKFNALNLLTVSALAGVDYQTPRMDSTNGNSEAAFTMGARVAFLFAYAQYLMVFNPDSVDNRISIGAIFSK
- a CDS encoding SPL family radical SAM protein, which codes for MDNKLTQFRGSREYLTLSEKNRIFLETLCGHWQFSVQQIRQIIRMTRDLETWDEASLEKLWGESEPIKPGDRGEKEKRFKAFSDSWRSLRDAPKDYSHFSPGRIEHPSPGFQAIEDDRRILGDCPVASPKTRCCNLKTLDAVINCGFDCSYCSIQSFYTENKILFHSGLKEKLSRLNLDPDKTWHIGTGQSSDSLMWGNRDGLLEDLCSFGRDNPNVILELKTKSDNINELLEMDVPPNMLLTWSLNTPTIIAAEERLTASLDHRLKAARRVADRGIPVGFHLHPMVWYKGWEEEYKALTATMTEMFHPSEVVCVSLGTLTFIKPVLKKLRERPIHSKILQMPLEEAAGKWSYPLKIKEDLFKTTASGLQSWQKDVFFYMCMEDPQLWEPVFNKSYRDNDEFEKDMLYNYQKKISAIQNRRR
- a CDS encoding NusG domain II-containing protein, whose product is MKLRLFDILAIVFSLAVFLAFTLYGNRMSQEEGYVIIEDEAGQSIYPLEEDRVIDLEGPVGETVIVIEDGHARFESSDCDDNLCVQMGEIHRAGEWAACLPNKIFMYTGGKGDDQEVDAGVY